In the genome of Xanthobacteraceae bacterium, one region contains:
- a CDS encoding enoyl-CoA hydratase/isomerase family protein, giving the protein MAYEDIVVERVEKWVEIKINRPEKLNSIREKTAEEILHALAEAEFDRECAAAVLYGTDKAFCTGIDTSEFQIKDNEYFDFYRFRRRARKVNQLFRELPNFTKPLISAVEGFALGGGLELALVGDMIVASENAKFGLPEIKLGLMPGGGGTQTLPRLIGKPLAKELMWTGRRISAAEALQMRLVNHVTAPGAALEKARELARSIAGNAPLSVMFTKGVIDRGEDMALQDGMTAEADVSFLLYFTNDRKEGLAAFREKRSPAFRGE; this is encoded by the coding sequence GTGGCGTACGAAGATATTGTAGTTGAACGCGTCGAGAAGTGGGTTGAGATCAAGATCAACCGGCCCGAAAAGCTGAACTCCATCCGCGAGAAAACCGCGGAAGAAATCCTGCACGCGCTGGCCGAGGCGGAGTTCGACCGCGAATGTGCGGCGGCCGTGCTCTACGGCACCGACAAGGCGTTCTGCACTGGCATCGACACCAGCGAGTTCCAGATCAAGGACAACGAGTATTTCGATTTCTACCGCTTCCGCCGCCGTGCGCGGAAAGTGAACCAGTTGTTCCGCGAACTGCCGAACTTCACCAAGCCGCTGATTAGCGCGGTGGAAGGCTTCGCGCTCGGTGGCGGTCTCGAACTGGCGCTCGTCGGCGACATGATCGTCGCGAGCGAGAACGCGAAATTCGGCCTGCCGGAAATCAAGCTCGGCCTGATGCCGGGCGGCGGCGGCACGCAGACGCTGCCGCGCCTGATTGGCAAGCCGCTTGCGAAGGAACTGATGTGGACCGGCCGCCGTATTTCCGCAGCCGAAGCGTTGCAGATGCGCCTCGTCAATCACGTCACCGCACCGGGCGCCGCGCTCGAGAAAGCGCGCGAGCTTGCGCGCTCCATCGCCGGTAACGCGCCGCTCTCCGTCATGTTCACCAAGGGCGTGATCGATCGCGGCGAGGACATGGCGTTGCAGGACGGCATGACCGCCGAGGCGGACGTCTCTTTCCTTCTGTATTTCACCAACGACCGCAAGGAAGGCCTCGCTGCCTTCCGCGAGAAGCGGTCGCCGGCATTCCGCGGAGAATAA
- a CDS encoding ABC transporter substrate-binding protein, whose amino-acid sequence MTNVTRRQVMRSAAAAGIAAALPMAKIPLALANDPVKWASLTPGFTVLVTEYIRHHKLDEKNGFKLADPTVYTSVPTYYGDFVAGSYDVCIGSWDTFATRYLAGVPIKLLCNISTAQMINIMAPKTGAKSVTELKGKTLAAPQSTGTYRIVRAVVQEYLNFDIEKELTVQNVTNPAASVALLRAGSADAALSWEPNITKGIVEDPRLGVIFNAGQLYKEKNGHDLAYFSVGVRNSLLEKNPKAAASINGVFRDCINGILKDVPAAVAIVGERTGFDPKVLQDAISSRRLHFHFASMQDAAERKAMVAASQFFARNKLLPSVVNDGFFA is encoded by the coding sequence ATGACCAACGTAACGAGACGGCAGGTTATGCGTTCGGCAGCGGCGGCCGGTATCGCCGCGGCGCTTCCGATGGCGAAGATTCCGCTGGCGCTTGCAAATGATCCGGTGAAATGGGCTTCGCTTACGCCCGGTTTCACGGTGCTCGTGACCGAATACATCCGTCACCACAAGCTCGACGAAAAGAACGGCTTCAAGCTTGCCGATCCGACCGTCTACACGTCCGTTCCGACCTATTACGGCGATTTCGTCGCCGGCAGCTACGATGTGTGCATCGGAAGCTGGGATACGTTCGCGACCCGCTATCTCGCGGGTGTGCCGATCAAGCTGCTCTGCAACATCTCGACTGCGCAGATGATCAACATCATGGCGCCGAAGACCGGCGCCAAGAGCGTGACCGAGCTGAAGGGCAAGACGCTCGCCGCGCCGCAATCGACTGGCACCTATCGCATCGTGCGCGCCGTCGTGCAGGAATATCTGAACTTCGACATCGAGAAAGAACTCACGGTCCAGAACGTGACCAATCCGGCAGCCTCGGTCGCACTTCTTCGCGCAGGCAGCGCTGATGCGGCGCTCTCGTGGGAGCCGAACATCACCAAGGGCATCGTCGAAGACCCGCGGCTTGGCGTGATCTTCAACGCCGGTCAGCTTTACAAGGAAAAGAACGGCCACGACCTCGCGTATTTCTCGGTCGGCGTTCGCAATTCGCTGCTCGAGAAGAACCCGAAGGCAGCGGCCAGCATCAACGGCGTATTCCGCGATTGCATCAACGGCATCCTGAAGGATGTTCCGGCTGCGGTTGCTATCGTCGGTGAGCGTACCGGCTTCGATCCGAAGGTTTTGCAGGATGCGATTTCCTCCCGCCGTCTGCACTTCCACTTCGCTTCGATGCAGGACGCGGCGGAGCGCAAGGCAATGGTTGCCGCGTCGCAATTCTTTGCACGCAACAAGCTGCTGCCTTCCGTGGTGAACGACGGCTTCTTCGCCTGA
- a CDS encoding acyl-CoA/acyl-ACP dehydrogenase, which produces MTGRDSMIADSAKTFLARIGGTARARKLRDSGTPFDAAAWKGMAELGWFGLLVPEESGGLGLGGFELIELMEALGAQLAGEPVAEAIAAAVALAPRNSVALCGDVIAGTAVVVPVAGEGFKLAGGRITGTSKPVVDLAAGSHALVAAAGDDSNLYAVSLLSAGALLETRATVDGRTVSVLRLDMPSEAASRIPVRNARGALAHAQAITRLSSAAYLVGLADAAFAMALEYMKTRKQFGVPIGSFQALQHRAATVYVRIASVRALVSECARAYGTERFVSAASAAASTASEMALQVTKESIQFHGAIGFADEHDIGLYFRRAMSVIASIGTAAECLDDYSRGAASVSEKISSAA; this is translated from the coding sequence ATGACCGGGCGCGATTCCATGATTGCCGACAGTGCGAAGACATTTCTCGCCCGCATCGGCGGCACAGCACGCGCACGAAAGCTGCGCGACAGCGGCACGCCGTTCGATGCCGCGGCGTGGAAAGGAATGGCCGAGCTTGGCTGGTTCGGCCTGCTGGTGCCGGAAGAGTCCGGCGGTCTCGGCCTTGGCGGCTTTGAGTTGATCGAGTTGATGGAAGCGCTCGGCGCGCAGCTTGCGGGAGAACCAGTGGCGGAAGCGATTGCCGCTGCGGTTGCGCTAGCTCCGAGAAATTCCGTTGCGTTGTGCGGCGATGTGATCGCAGGCACTGCCGTGGTCGTGCCGGTTGCGGGCGAGGGGTTCAAGCTCGCTGGCGGCCGCATCACCGGCACTTCGAAGCCGGTCGTTGATCTCGCCGCCGGTAGCCACGCGCTCGTTGCAGCCGCCGGCGACGACTCGAACCTTTATGCGGTCTCCCTGCTAAGCGCGGGTGCTTTGCTGGAAACACGCGCAACCGTCGATGGCCGTACGGTCAGCGTGTTGCGTCTCGACATGCCGTCCGAAGCGGCGAGCCGTATCCCGGTTCGCAATGCGCGCGGCGCGCTTGCGCACGCGCAGGCAATCACACGGCTTTCTTCCGCTGCCTATCTTGTAGGCCTCGCGGATGCCGCCTTCGCGATGGCGCTCGAATATATGAAGACGCGCAAACAGTTCGGTGTTCCCATCGGCAGTTTTCAGGCGCTGCAGCATCGCGCGGCAACGGTTTATGTGCGCATCGCGTCTGTGCGTGCGCTGGTTTCGGAATGTGCGCGGGCTTACGGAACGGAACGTTTTGTTTCCGCCGCTTCCGCCGCCGCATCTACCGCTTCCGAGATGGCGTTGCAGGTGACGAAAGAGTCGATCCAGTTTCATGGCGCCATCGGTTTCGCGGACGAACACGACATCGGCCTTTATTTTCGCCGCGCCATGTCGGTGATCGCATCCATAGGTACTGCCGCAGAGTGTCTCGACGACTATTCGCGGGGTGCGGCGTCCGTATCCGAAAAAATCAGTTCAGCAGCTTGA
- a CDS encoding acyl--CoA ligase, translating into MRLEVVFSAHAARMPDKEAVVCEDRRVRYRDLQARVREVAGGLAKLGVGEGDRVVLYLPNGVEFVELLYAAFTLGAIAVPVTTRLTIRELAYFSEDSAAKVIVCSDAHADGVRNILKSLPDAKGVVIGNPNEGFVSFAEVSDKSFKPKAIDSDNEVAMIMYTSGTTGKPKGVLLTHANILVNHGFMNATDWGIGHRDRYLVASPLAHRAGLGRLMNSMTLGGTIFVLPAFDAEEIAKTIEREKVTVVGMVPTMCRMFLPALEKNPARCETLRRIVVTGEAFPVELKKKLIALLPDTQLVSFFAMTEAGSITNLSHEEQFSHPKSVGRPAPGVEVRIVDENGKDVETGGIGEVIVRSGKPGAFTIMKGYYNRPEETAKSIRDGWFYTGDMAQRDDDGYIYIVDRKKDMILSGGFNIYSKEVEQTILEVEGVADVAVVGVPDEIFGEAVAAFVELDPKKKAPTADDIVAHCREAIASYKKPKYVVFVEAMPRNAVGKILKHELSSRARESTAKDVA; encoded by the coding sequence ATGCGTCTCGAAGTCGTCTTCTCCGCGCATGCCGCGCGGATGCCGGATAAGGAAGCGGTGGTCTGCGAAGATCGCCGCGTCCGTTACCGTGATTTGCAGGCGAGGGTTCGCGAGGTCGCCGGCGGCCTCGCGAAGCTCGGCGTCGGCGAAGGCGACCGGGTCGTGCTGTATCTTCCGAACGGTGTCGAGTTCGTCGAACTGCTTTATGCCGCTTTCACGCTCGGCGCGATTGCGGTGCCCGTAACGACGCGGCTGACCATCCGCGAACTCGCTTATTTCAGCGAGGACAGCGCGGCGAAAGTGATTGTCTGTAGCGATGCCCATGCCGATGGCGTGCGGAACATCCTGAAGTCATTGCCTGATGCGAAGGGTGTCGTAATTGGGAATCCGAACGAAGGTTTCGTTTCCTTCGCGGAAGTTTCGGACAAGAGCTTTAAGCCGAAAGCGATCGATTCCGATAACGAAGTCGCGATGATCATGTATACCTCCGGCACCACGGGAAAGCCGAAGGGCGTGCTGCTCACGCATGCGAACATTCTCGTCAACCACGGCTTCATGAATGCAACCGACTGGGGCATCGGCCATCGGGACCGTTATCTGGTCGCGTCGCCGCTGGCGCATCGCGCGGGTCTCGGCCGGCTTATGAATTCGATGACGCTCGGCGGCACGATCTTCGTGCTGCCGGCCTTCGATGCCGAAGAAATCGCAAAGACCATCGAACGAGAGAAAGTCACGGTGGTCGGCATGGTACCGACCATGTGCCGCATGTTCCTCCCTGCGCTGGAAAAAAATCCGGCGCGCTGCGAGACGCTTCGCCGGATCGTTGTAACCGGCGAAGCGTTTCCGGTGGAACTGAAGAAGAAGCTGATCGCGCTTCTCCCCGATACGCAACTTGTCTCGTTCTTCGCCATGACCGAAGCGGGTTCGATCACCAACCTCTCGCATGAAGAACAGTTTTCGCATCCGAAATCGGTCGGCCGTCCTGCACCCGGCGTCGAGGTGCGGATCGTGGACGAGAACGGCAAGGACGTCGAAACTGGCGGGATCGGAGAAGTGATCGTTCGTTCCGGCAAGCCGGGCGCGTTCACGATCATGAAGGGCTACTATAACCGGCCCGAAGAAACCGCGAAGTCGATCCGCGATGGTTGGTTCTACACGGGCGACATGGCGCAGCGCGATGACGATGGCTACATCTATATCGTCGACCGCAAGAAGGACATGATCCTGAGCGGCGGGTTCAACATCTACTCGAAGGAAGTCGAGCAGACGATCCTCGAAGTCGAAGGTGTTGCCGACGTGGCCGTGGTGGGCGTACCCGACGAGATATTCGGCGAGGCGGTCGCTGCCTTCGTCGAGCTCGATCCGAAGAAAAAAGCGCCGACCGCCGATGACATCGTTGCGCATTGCCGCGAAGCAATCGCCAGCTACAAGAAGCCGAAGTATGTGGTGTTCGTCGAAGCGATGCCGCGCAACGCGGTCGGCAAGATTCTGAAGCACGAATTATCCAGCCGCGCGCGTGAAAGCACGGCAAAGGATGTAGCGTGA
- a CDS encoding ABC transporter ATP-binding protein has protein sequence MKAPSSAVITIANVSKAFGPHVVAKDLSIAVGKGEIVALLGRTGAGKSTVLNMIMGNLKPDSGTIRVAGFDPYGEFKKLRGRMAVSFQQDRLLPWRTAVENVELGLLILGIPHTEAKKTAKLWLARVNLADAENKYVHELSGGMRQRVSLARALAVDPELVLLDESFSQLDHVTSKALRADFAKVAREYKKTCLFVTHRIEDAIEMADRVLVLRPGAGLCLEERLTAETRADDAARTALHDRIADAMGDHGE, from the coding sequence ATGAAAGCTCCTTCCAGCGCAGTCATCACCATCGCCAACGTCAGCAAGGCGTTCGGTCCCCATGTCGTCGCAAAGGATTTGAGCATAGCGGTGGGGAAAGGGGAGATCGTCGCGCTCCTCGGCCGTACCGGCGCGGGCAAGAGCACCGTGCTCAACATGATCATGGGCAACCTCAAGCCCGACAGCGGAACGATCCGCGTCGCAGGTTTCGATCCCTACGGCGAGTTCAAGAAGCTGCGCGGCAGGATGGCGGTCAGCTTCCAGCAGGACCGTCTGCTGCCGTGGCGCACTGCGGTCGAGAACGTCGAACTCGGTCTGCTGATCCTCGGTATCCCGCATACGGAAGCGAAAAAGACTGCGAAGCTTTGGCTTGCGCGCGTCAATCTCGCAGATGCCGAAAACAAGTATGTGCACGAACTGTCCGGCGGGATGCGCCAACGCGTTTCGCTTGCGCGTGCGCTCGCGGTCGACCCTGAGCTGGTGCTGCTCGACGAGTCGTTCAGTCAGCTCGACCACGTCACTTCGAAAGCGTTGCGTGCCGACTTCGCGAAGGTCGCGCGCGAATACAAGAAGACCTGTCTGTTCGTGACGCATCGCATCGAGGATGCGATCGAAATGGCAGACCGCGTGCTGGTGCTGCGGCCGGGGGCAGGGCTTTGTCTGGAAGAACGTCTCACCGCGGAAACGCGCGCCGACGATGCCGCGCGTACCGCGTTGCACGACAGGATCGCCGACGCGATGGGCGATCACGGCGAATAA
- a CDS encoding UbiX family flavin prenyltransferase, which translates to MNKNPNTPHRLIIAITGASGVIYGIRALELLRETEIETHLIVSKAAELTVAYETDFPPKELRKLASVYHGVADIGASISSGSFKTMGMLIVPCSMRTMSEVATGVTSSLVSRAADVVLKERRKLVLAVRETPLHAGHLRTMATLSDLGAVIAPVVPAFYARPKSLDDMINHTVGRLLDNFGIELGVVRRWKDGEKG; encoded by the coding sequence CTGAACAAAAACCCGAACACCCCCCACCGCCTCATCATCGCGATCACCGGCGCATCCGGCGTGATTTACGGAATCCGTGCGCTCGAATTACTGCGCGAGACGGAAATCGAGACGCATCTCATCGTCAGCAAGGCGGCTGAGCTTACCGTTGCCTACGAGACGGATTTTCCGCCCAAGGAACTACGCAAACTGGCTTCCGTCTATCACGGTGTCGCCGACATCGGCGCGTCGATCTCCTCCGGGTCGTTCAAGACGATGGGCATGCTCATCGTGCCGTGCTCGATGCGAACCATGAGCGAGGTTGCGACCGGCGTTACCAGTTCGCTGGTCAGCCGTGCAGCCGATGTGGTGCTGAAGGAGCGCCGGAAACTGGTGCTCGCCGTTCGCGAGACGCCGCTTCATGCAGGGCATTTGCGGACGATGGCGACGCTCTCCGACCTAGGAGCGGTAATCGCGCCGGTGGTTCCGGCTTTTTACGCCAGACCGAAATCGCTCGACGACATGATCAATCACACGGTGGGCCGGCTGCTCGATAACTTCGGTATCGAACTGGGCGTCGTGCGCCGCTGGAAAGACGGCGAGAAGGGCTAG
- a CDS encoding thiolase family protein, whose amino-acid sequence MSKDIVIAGYSETPVAFKSGRSAYDFAGEALAGLIESTGIEKDAIDGLSVTVPLSEAPNPFFAVYVTEALGMSPTWLNYGGIGGCSATGGVARAISAIRDGYCEVAAVISSDAPSTRWGANYGAFRGEFQDPVGVQGPPAMFGLLMNRYEHQYKLNYDALAKIAMVQREHALLNDNALPKFKTPMSKDDYYNSRVIADPLRVLDSVMFCDGANAFLVMKQERAQQLGIKKTVRPAAYAELTNVNGNKATPDITETGFSHIAPKVFGKAGLKPQDISMFQPYDDFTIAVLMQFEDFGFCKRGEGSDYVLSNDISYKGNIPLNTGGGQISAGQPGLASGGLNLAEAVRQLFGEGGKRQVKNPKNALVTGIGVIPYGRNWGTSAAMIVEA is encoded by the coding sequence ATGAGCAAGGACATCGTCATCGCCGGCTATTCGGAAACGCCGGTTGCTTTCAAGTCGGGCCGCAGCGCCTATGATTTTGCGGGCGAAGCGCTCGCGGGCCTGATCGAGTCGACCGGCATCGAGAAGGATGCCATCGACGGCCTTTCGGTCACCGTTCCCTTAAGCGAAGCGCCGAACCCGTTCTTCGCCGTCTACGTCACCGAAGCGCTCGGCATGTCGCCGACCTGGCTGAACTACGGCGGTATTGGCGGTTGCTCTGCGACCGGCGGCGTCGCGCGTGCGATTTCCGCGATCCGCGATGGCTATTGCGAAGTCGCAGCGGTGATCTCGTCGGATGCGCCGAGCACGCGCTGGGGCGCGAACTACGGCGCGTTCCGTGGCGAGTTTCAGGACCCGGTCGGCGTGCAGGGGCCTCCCGCCATGTTCGGCTTGCTGATGAATCGCTACGAACATCAGTACAAGCTGAACTACGACGCGCTCGCGAAGATCGCGATGGTCCAGCGCGAGCATGCGCTCCTCAACGACAACGCGCTTCCCAAATTCAAGACGCCGATGAGCAAGGACGATTATTATAATTCGCGCGTCATCGCCGATCCGCTTCGCGTCCTCGACTCGGTGATGTTCTGCGACGGTGCGAACGCCTTCCTCGTCATGAAACAGGAGCGCGCACAGCAACTCGGCATCAAGAAGACGGTGCGTCCGGCGGCTTATGCCGAACTCACCAACGTCAACGGCAACAAGGCGACCCCTGACATCACCGAAACCGGATTCTCGCACATCGCGCCGAAGGTGTTCGGCAAGGCGGGCCTGAAGCCGCAGGACATCTCGATGTTCCAGCCCTACGACGATTTCACCATCGCGGTGCTGATGCAGTTCGAGGATTTCGGTTTCTGCAAGCGCGGCGAGGGCAGCGACTACGTGCTCTCGAACGACATTTCGTACAAGGGCAACATTCCGCTCAACACCGGCGGCGGCCAGATTTCCGCCGGCCAGCCGGGCCTCGCCAGCGGCGGCCTCAACCTCGCGGAAGCGGTGCGCCAGTTGTTCGGCGAAGGCGGCAAACGCCAGGTGAAAAATCCGAAGAACGCACTCGTCACCGGCATCGGTGTCATCCCCTACGGCAGGAACTGGGGAACGAGCGCAGCCATGATTGTGGAGGCTTAA
- a CDS encoding ABC transporter permease subunit → MQVASWYVPPFIIPAPSAILESAWQILSRDANHIAITAVRLFIALLFAMTVGVLLGIIMGTRPGIRPYLRALVIIDTGIPALSWMLIAIFWFKEPEVRIFFILSVILIPFYALNIYDGIRALPKEWVDMIESFRPNRWQVLRYLVFPHIVPYIFLTTKSIVGYAIRMAIFAELVASAIGIGAQMNLAQSNFRIDQIFAWTLLLVIINLTLQALVTALEKIVLRYRAEATVR, encoded by the coding sequence ATTCAGGTTGCAAGCTGGTATGTGCCGCCGTTCATCATCCCGGCGCCGTCGGCAATTCTGGAATCGGCCTGGCAGATACTTTCGCGGGACGCGAACCACATCGCGATTACCGCGGTTCGTCTGTTCATCGCCTTGCTGTTCGCGATGACGGTCGGCGTGTTGCTCGGCATCATCATGGGCACGCGCCCCGGCATTCGCCCTTATCTGCGTGCGCTCGTCATCATCGATACCGGCATTCCGGCATTGTCGTGGATGCTGATCGCGATCTTCTGGTTCAAGGAGCCGGAAGTCCGCATCTTCTTCATTCTTTCCGTCATCCTGATCCCGTTCTACGCGCTCAATATCTATGACGGCATCCGTGCGTTGCCGAAGGAATGGGTGGACATGATCGAAAGCTTCCGCCCGAACCGATGGCAGGTGCTGCGCTATCTCGTATTCCCGCACATCGTGCCGTACATCTTCCTCACCACGAAATCGATCGTCGGCTACGCGATCCGAATGGCGATCTTTGCGGAACTGGTCGCTTCGGCCATCGGCATCGGCGCGCAGATGAACCTCGCGCAATCGAATTTCCGCATCGATCAGATCTTTGCGTGGACGTTGCTGCTCGTGATCATAAACCTGACCTTGCAGGCGCTGGTCACCGCGCTCGAAAAAATCGTCCTGCGTTACCGTGCGGAGGCTACTGTTCGATGA
- a CDS encoding Zn-ribbon domain-containing OB-fold protein: protein MNAEVKPRMAPRANVYVNTDPFWQAAQKRELVIQYCKDSGKYQHYPRPVSIYTGKRNLEWRKVSGKGTIYAHTTIRIPGPGLDGRLPLPVATVELDEGVRMIANIIETDAADIKVGAKVEVAWDKITEDFVYPAFKVVKG from the coding sequence ATGAACGCCGAAGTGAAACCGCGCATGGCGCCGCGGGCGAACGTTTACGTCAACACCGATCCGTTCTGGCAGGCCGCGCAGAAACGCGAGCTCGTCATCCAGTACTGCAAGGACAGCGGCAAGTATCAGCATTATCCGCGTCCCGTCAGCATCTACACCGGCAAGCGCAATCTCGAATGGCGCAAGGTGAGCGGGAAGGGAACGATCTACGCGCACACCACGATCCGCATTCCGGGTCCGGGTCTCGATGGCCGCCTGCCGTTGCCTGTGGCGACGGTCGAACTCGATGAGGGCGTGCGCATGATCGCGAACATCATCGAGACCGATGCTGCCGACATCAAGGTCGGCGCAAAGGTCGAGGTTGCTTGGGACAAGATCACCGAGGATTTCGTCTATCCGGCGTTCAAGGTGGTGAAGGGCTAA
- a CDS encoding acyl-CoA dehydrogenase family protein: MIRPETAEESAFRAEVRAWFEQNLPQHLRNLTFRPEPKEAMPWYVALYKKGWIAPHWPKAFGGMGASGAEQVILFEESARIGVPDIPTQGLNHIGPLLMKLGTPEQQAYHLPRILSGEGVWCQGYSEPGSGSDLASVQTRGEVRGNQIIINGQKIWTTWGHHANWMYALVRTIPGEKKKNGITFVLLDMNTKGITRRPIRTIAGDDEFCEVFFEDVAVPLSNVVGEIDQGWRVATSLLDEERIRIGTPLLPLRALARLRAVTKFNGLADEAEWRRRIARAEIAVETVTAAYFQCLERFESCNAAGGESSYLKILATEVTQEIVDLVQEAAGALRAVKVADAGSDARVDFSEMYLQSRRLSIYGGSNEIQRSILAAQVLGLHGARK; this comes from the coding sequence GTGATCCGTCCGGAGACAGCGGAGGAGTCCGCGTTTCGTGCGGAAGTGCGCGCATGGTTCGAGCAGAACCTGCCGCAGCATCTTCGCAACCTGACTTTCCGTCCCGAACCGAAAGAGGCGATGCCTTGGTATGTCGCGCTCTACAAGAAGGGATGGATTGCGCCGCACTGGCCGAAGGCTTTTGGCGGCATGGGTGCATCCGGTGCGGAACAGGTGATCCTGTTCGAAGAGTCCGCGCGCATCGGCGTGCCGGATATTCCGACGCAGGGGTTGAACCACATCGGCCCGCTCCTGATGAAGCTCGGTACGCCTGAACAGCAGGCTTATCACTTGCCGCGAATCCTGAGCGGCGAGGGCGTATGGTGTCAGGGCTATTCCGAACCCGGCTCCGGCTCCGACCTCGCTTCGGTGCAGACCCGCGGCGAAGTGCGCGGCAATCAAATTATTATCAACGGCCAGAAAATCTGGACGACCTGGGGCCACCACGCCAACTGGATGTATGCGCTGGTGCGCACCATTCCCGGCGAGAAGAAAAAGAACGGCATCACCTTCGTGCTTCTCGATATGAATACGAAGGGCATTACGCGCCGTCCCATCCGCACCATCGCGGGCGATGACGAATTCTGCGAAGTCTTCTTCGAGGATGTCGCGGTGCCGCTCTCGAACGTAGTCGGCGAGATTGATCAGGGCTGGCGCGTCGCCACTTCGCTGCTGGACGAGGAGAGAATCCGCATCGGCACGCCGCTGCTGCCGCTACGTGCGCTCGCGCGTTTGCGCGCCGTTACGAAATTCAACGGCCTTGCTGACGAAGCGGAATGGCGCCGCCGCATCGCGCGCGCCGAGATCGCAGTCGAGACCGTCACGGCTGCGTATTTCCAGTGTCTTGAACGTTTCGAGTCCTGCAATGCCGCGGGCGGCGAAAGCTCGTACCTGAAAATCCTCGCAACCGAGGTGACGCAGGAGATCGTCGATCTGGTGCAGGAAGCGGCAGGTGCGCTTCGCGCCGTGAAGGTGGCGGATGCAGGCTCGGACGCGCGTGTCGATTTCAGCGAAATGTATCTGCAATCGCGCCGCCTCTCGATCTATGGCGGCAGCAACGAAATCCAGCGCTCCATTCTCGCGGCGCAGGTGCTCGGCTTGCATGGAGCGCGCAAATGA
- a CDS encoding TIGR02444 family protein — MNAEITCDNPFWNYSLRFYARPRVGDVCVGLQDRASVDVNVLLYLLWLSTAGKTVSSEEMRMVDARVKAWREQVVIPLRAIRRNLPKEATASKKSFRDGIKKLELQSERIEQDDLYAIFPDLVSGGPDNGSARANLARYAEYLNFRFEDEELEALLGAYADVSAR; from the coding sequence ATGAACGCCGAAATCACTTGCGACAATCCGTTCTGGAACTACTCGTTGCGGTTCTATGCAAGGCCGCGCGTGGGAGACGTTTGCGTCGGATTGCAGGACAGAGCGAGCGTAGATGTGAATGTCCTGCTCTACCTGCTGTGGCTATCCACGGCAGGAAAAACTGTCTCAAGCGAAGAAATGCGCATGGTTGATGCGCGCGTGAAAGCCTGGCGCGAGCAGGTCGTGATCCCGTTGCGCGCGATCCGGCGAAACCTTCCGAAAGAGGCCACCGCTTCAAAAAAGTCTTTCCGGGACGGAATCAAGAAACTCGAACTGCAATCCGAGCGCATAGAGCAGGACGATCTCTATGCGATATTTCCGGATCTCGTTTCCGGCGGCCCCGACAACGGGAGCGCCCGCGCAAACCTTGCGCGCTATGCGGAGTATCTGAACTTTCGATTTGAAGACGAAGAACTCGAAGCGCTGCTCGGCGCCTACGCTGACGTTTCGGCGCGCTAG